Part of the Denticeps clupeoides chromosome 3, fDenClu1.1, whole genome shotgun sequence genome, gtgttttggtcgttctgcttcaccattcagagagcggaagCTCAGACGATCGAATCTGGAgtttttccccttatgacatcataaggggaaaggttaccgcccatttctcatgctttttccagttgctcggtgattggatgtaaaaatgagcacaaatgtgtttttttattttagactcTGAAGAAGCAGcaggttcattttatttcattatatatatttcattgtcttcgccaaacattgtggttggtggatggtgttgatgatgccATTTCAAcatctataggccgctctcctcctcgtcccgcctctctcctcctcattagcatttaaagctacagacaccaaaacggcgtgtcctggggaatctcattgtgggactagatcaaagtggctgtaattctgcaccaagagacttcagatacagaattaggggaccaacaagaccgatataagaCTGACGTGTTAGTGGACCTTTAagttttgaaatattttgccaCGGTCCAGTGTTGGATTTGGAATGAAGCTGATGCAGTCGACCTCCCTCTGCCTGTCTCAGTCTTTCAGGCTGCCTGATTTCTGAGAAGGGCTGTCAATGCCTGGCCTCAGCTCTGGGCCCGAAGCCTTCCTGTCTGAAGGAGCTGGACCTGAGCTACAACCACCCGGGAGATGCAGGCATGAGGCTCATATCTGCACTTCCTCTCAAGGCAAAGTACGTAGAGACTCCAATAAAGTGCCATTtcgtcccagtaactactgcaCTGGTCTCACGGGTTTATTCTGAAGCGATGTAATGtcattactattttttttcatgcttgtGCACAAGCAAAATAGATTCATGGTACATTTTGCATACAAATggtataaaataaatcaaatgattcAATCAaatgatcattaaaatgatATGATGGGATGATTAAATGGGACTTTGGCCTATTTGATGTCCTTTGAATGCACCAAACAAAAGTTTCCTataaaaaacaagacattttctAAACGGGTAAGGAcgtggactcgtaaccgaagggttgcaggttcgaatcacgaaccatcaaggtgccactgaggtgcacagagcaaagcaccgtccccacacactgctccccgggcgcctgtcatggctgcccactgctcaccaagggcgatggttaaaagcagaggacacatttcaccgtgtcaccgtaggctgtgctgcggtgtttcacgtGACACAATGAATCGCTTTACTGTCACTTTCCGTATACAtcttttttgtctgtatgtTTGCTGTTAACAGGTTTCTGCTGTATTTTTTAATGTCCTCCAGCTTGAGCAATGGTGCAAAGTGCAGACTGACGTCAGGACTGAAGAAACGGGAGTGTTGTTGATCACCAGCAGACCTGTGCGTCCCGACCGCGACCCGAACACGCCGAACTCCTTCTCTCCGAGGACAAGGCGGTGGTGACGTGCTCAGAGGACGACCAGCCACACCTGCCTCACCCTGACCGATTTGACCCGTCAGGTCATGTGTCGGGTTACTGGGAGGTGGAGTGGACTGGCCACTGCGGCCCGGGATCTGTGGGAAGCAGGGCGGCGGTGACAGTAATCTTGGGCGCAATGACAAGTCGTGGAGCCTGGAGCCTTGACAGAATTCTGCACTTTACCAGTTAAATGAACCTCCGGTGGTTCagtctttttattatattttattttcttaagcAACACGTGCAGCGGTTAAATTCACTTTTTACGAATACGGACGGGGGTTCCATGAGGTTTTCAGAGAGCgttaaacatatttttctgtGATTTCCGCTGACCTAAAGTTTCACGCGTCAAAcggtctttctttttctttcactttcaggttCTTGTAAACGTGCGTCATGCTTTTCATGCACGCCGCATACACTCTTATCGTAGCATTAAAACAATACTGTTACgtatttttttcctcaagtTGTACATGCCAAAgcacgttttttttaaataattttttttttcattgtctgTATaatagtaggtggtagtagcctagtgggtaacacactcacctatgaaccaggttcaaatcccacttactaccactgtgtccctgagcaagacacttgaccctgagtatctctagagggggactgtccctgtaactactgattgtaagtcgctctggataagggcgtaaatgtaaatgtaccgcAGCAAAAAATTGCatctttacattacattcagaATAAACCTTCTTCTGTTTCCAGGACCTCCTGTCCTTTTTTCTGCATTACTTGCATGCTTTTCACGATTTTGTCTCCATCTGGTGTCCAACATGGGACGAATCCTGCAGCGTGTGGCGATATAAAAATTCATGCGGGTGTATCACGACGAATCAGATCAGATTCAGATTCATGGCCGACGTCGTTCACTTCTTTTTACACGGGAATTCGGATTGGAAGGGGAATTCGGATTGGAAGGGGAATTCGGATTGGAAGGGGAATTCGGATTGGAAGGGGAATTCGGATTGGAAGGGGAATTCGGATTGGAAGGGGAATTCGCCAGTTGAACCAGTCCAAAGTCCTGGCAGAGAAGTGAAAGGAGCTGAAGGCAGGAAGTGTTTGGTAACTGGTCCCGGTCCGAGAGGCACTGGCTGGTGAAGAAGTCCCGTCCACGGCGTGGCGGTGAGTCGATCATCTGTGAAGATCCGGGTCCATAACTGCCGTTTGTCCGGGAGAAAGTCGGAGGTTCGAGTCTGTATGAGTTTTCTTTCGTTTTCCTTCCTTTCTCCGTGTTAtaattcacttatttatttatccctTTTACGTACTTTCAGAAAGTGGCTGATTCGCAAAATCTCAATCCGAAGCtttatgaaagaaagaaagaaagaaagaaagaaagaaagaaaacgttTTACTCAATTAAAAGGCAACAGTAGCAATAAAAACTGTGTGGAAAAAATACCATAGAAATGCTAATCCCATAGCATGTAattgtgaaaatatgaaaaattctctttttttccgaATTGTTAACTTATCACATAAAATAACGTCCACGCTCAGAAAAAGGTCTGATGGTTTGCTTTTCtgatataatttataaaaacaaatgaccGTAAGTATTCGATAAATTtgataaaatgctaaataattattaattgttgAAAAAATTCATACCATGGGGTCCATTCTTTGTAAGTGGGAAAACctacaatattttatataaatatatatatatatacacacacacacacacacacacacacatatatatataatattgtagAATACACTGTATTTTTAATGATCATAATTAACTTTGCATTACACAACAGACAACCAGTGTTTCTCTTGCTACGTGTTTGTACATCATATTTGTCTAATGACGACATAACTAGTTGAGGTTAACGTGGTTCTGCTGGTCTTTGCCGAGGGACAGGCAGGTGACGGCGTTGGACGACCCtctggacctcctcctctccgccCTGGACGGGCTGGAGGCCGAGCAGCTGACGCGCTTCAGGCTGTACCTGAGTCGACCCACGCTGCCGGGCCTGGAGCCCGTCCCCTGGGCCGGGCCGGGCGGCGCCACCGACACTGCGGCCAGGATGATGGAGGTGTACGGCGGCGAAAACTCCCTCAGGGTCACGGTACACATCCTGAAGAAGCTCGGGCAGCTCGCGGACACGCTGCAGAAAGGGATGCTGGGAGTCTGTGGAGACCCTGTGGATGGTGAAACGGAGAGGTTATTACTTTAATACGTTCAGAACTGGTTAAAGATGGTGACTCAGTGCTTTTTAAAACCTTGCGTCCACACAAACGCATTtgccgccattgttgtatgtaggacgcGTTTGGGGTTAGAGGTCAGATTGGAGGTTCCACATGGACGTGTGGAAAAGAGGAATTCACTCTGAATAACCGTGCTGGGTTCCCTCAAATGCcgtttccgtgtggacgcaaGGTTTTTGGGAGAAAATGTCCTCGTCTCCTGGGGTTTTTGGTGGTGGCGCTGTTCGAGTAACGTTCTGCGTGTACCTGCGTTGGTGGTCTAGGGTCGCCGTGGCCCGGGACCTGGCCAGGTGCGAGGTCTGTCAGCAGCTGCCGAATGACCCGGTCCCCATCGCCTGCGGGCACCAGTTCTGCGCACGGTGCCGCCCTGGTCTGTCCGATGACCGTCCCTGCCCCGCGTGCGGGAAGAAGAGCCGGCTGTCCGTCCTCCCGGTCCTCGAACCGTTGCCAAGCTCTCCACCGGGCGGCCGAGCAGCGCAAGGAACCAGTGAGGGTCCTGTTTTTAATTCTGCTTTGGTTAAGAACACATGTTAGGAACCTACCGTCCGCCCATCACCGCGGTACATGCCATCTTGATTATCTAGACTCATGCCATCACGGTACATGCCATCTAGATTaccagaggtgggtagtaacgggtatatttacatttactcgagtaactttttttacttttactagaGGACAGTTGGGAATAAGAAACTTTGCTACACTGGGCAACACTCGACTTTTATATGCTTTATTGTTGCCAGACAGATGCTGCTGGTTTCACCATTCAGACGTAGCAACGATAATCACATGACaccgtttcaccaatcagacgtagccatgcagtcacatgatcaCTTACAAACCGTGGCGGCGTATCGGCACAATCTCATCAATCTCATCACACAGCACAGGCACGgaatgaaaaatggcagatgTGACGTCTCCAGTGCTAAAACCGAAGAATCCCAGAATCCCGTCTTTCATATTTTGTTGAATTGTGCCATATTAAGTAGACCTGTGTATATTTTCTGTAGAGGAACGAGTTAGCATTATCATCTagcttattttatttaacatgctcagatttagtccattaattaccacaaatcatactttaataagttattaatATTAGGAAgtaccagaattagcacatttatattttttctgtctaaaaaaacattgttcctaaaaaataaatgagatattaCAATGAAACAGTTACTCAGTACATGAGTAGTTTTATCACTAGATACTTTAGAATTTTTTGAATGGCTGCTTTTTACATGTACTTGAGTATTACTATTTTGGAGTAATGCTGCTCGTAAttgagaaaatgtatttatttttggctAGACCGCCGAGGGCTGAAAAGTCTGTGCACCTTAGTTGTAGGATGTGAGCTTGTGATTTTTTTGACCTTCTAGATGAACTCGCCCTTCGAAATCAGTCCTGATTCCTGTTTCTCAGGTGGCGTCCGAGCTCCTGTGATCCACTCCGCCATCAGCGCTCAGACTGGAGCCACCATTAATGTCCCCACAATCACTGGCTGCCAAATCGGAGGGTCGGTCATCATCCACGCCGAGTCGAACCCCAAAGAGTCTGGTAGGCGGCGTGAATAATGCAACAGGCCAGCAGTGGAGGTGTTCTGCGACTTGTGCATTTAGCCAttaattgcatttctttttcatcCATGCTTCTTGGATTGTGCGTTGCATAAGTACCATTGTTgcaacaagagaaaaaaatgtggaaTATTGTGAGGCTTTAACACTTAATCCGGTTTAACAGTGAAAGTTCATTGCCGTTCGGTCGTGTCATTGTGACCGATCCATTTTGCATTCGTCTGTGAAATTACCAAATGGAATTAAGTATAAATTGGTGTTATGCGCCACAGGCTGCCAGCCAGAACAATATGAGCCATGCCAAAAAGAGAAACAGCTTTTGTGTAATGCCAAGGCGGTTCCGGGTTGGCCAGGTGGCGCCATTCGCATGTGGGcgctgggtcctaatcacccacaggtTAGGTAGGGGTGACCCAACAAGCACAGCTTTTAAAATgcttggtggtggcctagtgggtaaggaagcggactccgtaatcggagggttgccggttcgaatccctgaaccgccaaggcgccactgagcaaagcaccgtccccgcacgctggtccccgggcgTGGACGTTACGGTCACTCACGCACTTGTCTTTGCCCTGCTTTCAGAGCATCTTACCATGGAGAAGGTCCTCCTGGAGCATAAATCCCTGATGAAGAAGCGATTCGAATGCATATTTGAGGGGGTcgagaagaaaaataataaaactctCCTCAACAAGGTCTACACGGACCTTTACATCACGGAAGGGGAGAGCGAGGAGGTGAACGGAGAGCACGAGGTCTGGCAGCTGGAAGCCGCGTCCAGGAAGCCGACGGCACGGGATGGCACTGCCATCAACTGCAATGACATATTTAAGCCGTTGCCCGGGCAAGAGGAACATATCCGAGTTGTTCTGACCAAAGGAATCGCAGGCATCGGGAAAACGGTCTCCGTTCAGAAGTTCATCCTGGACTGGGCGGATGGCAGCGCCAATCAAGACGTCGATTTCATCTTCGCCCTGCCGTTCCGTGAGCTGAACTTGGTCAAAAGTAGGAGGTACAGCCTTCTCGGGCTGCTGCTAGAGTTCCACCCAGAGCTCAGAGGGCTTGGGGACAGCAGGATGTGGAATGGCCGGAAAACGGTCTTCCTCTTCGATGGCCTGGACGAAAGCCGTCTCAAGATGGACTTCGGCAAAACGAGGCTGGCTGATGCCGGCGAGGTGTCATCGGTGGACGCGCTGGTTGCAAACCTGATAGAAGGCAAGCTCCTGCCATCGGCCTTCATCTGGGTGACCTCCCGGCCGGCCGCGGCCTCTCAGATCCCCTCTCGCTACGTTGACCAGCTGACGGAGGTGCGAGGGTTCAGCGTCCCACAGAGAGAGGAGTACTTCAGAAAGAAGGTCCGCGACGGCGCCCAGGCCGGCCGAATCATCTCGCACATCAAGGTGTCGCGAAGCCTCCACATTATGTGCCACATCCCTGTCTTCTGCTGGATATCAGCCACCGTTCTCCAGAAGATGCTGGCCGAGGAGGACGACAGGGAAATCCCCAAGACGCTGACCGAGATGTATGCGCACTTCCTGGTGATCCAGACGAACATCAGGAGTCAGAAGTACCACGGGGAGAGCGAGGCGGACAGAGAGAAGCTGCTGTGCTCGCACAGGGATGTCCTTCTGAAGCTGGCTGAGCTGGCTTTCTTGCACCTGGAAAATGGCAATCTCATGTTCTACGAGGAGGATCTGAGGGAGTGCGGCATTGATGTGGACGAAGCCTCGGTGTATTCTGGGATGTGCACTGAGATCTTCAGGGAAGAGCTGGTGTTTTTTCAGAGGAAGGTGTACTGCTTCGTGCACCTGAGCATTCAGGAGTTCCTGGCGGCCGTCTACGTGTTTCACTGCTACGTTAGCAGAAGCATGGCTGCGCTGAGGTCCTTCCTTAAGGGAAAGTCCAGAGCTTCTCCTGGAAACATTCCTCTCGATGTTCTGCTGAGCAGCGCAGTGAATAAAGCCTCTGAAAGCAGCAACGGACACCTGGATTTGTTTTTGAGGTTTCTTCATGGCATTTCACTGGAGGCAAATCAGAGGCTTCTTCTGGGCCTACTAAAGCAAACGAAGAACGATCCGTCGAGCGTAAAGAAGACTATCCAGAACCTCAAGGAGATGCAGAGGAAAAACATCTCCCCCGAGAGGTGCATCAACCTCTTCCATTGCCTGATTGAAATGAACGATTCATCAGTCCATGATGAAATCCAAGCCTTCCTGAAGTCCGAGAGAGGCTCGGTCAAGCTGCTGTCCCCGGCCCACTGCTCAGCGCTGGCCTACATGCTCCTCATGTCGGAGGAGCCGCTGGAGGAGTTGGATCTGAGGAGGTACAAGACGTCGGACGAGGGCCGCAGGAGGCTGCTGCCGGCGGTCAGGTACTGCCGGACCGCTCGGTGAGGCCCGCCACCCACACATCTCCTCGCCCCTGGAATCCCCGGCTGTCTTGACGATGGTTTTCCCATTCGCAGGATCGGTGGCTGTAGGCTCACGGAGAAGATGTGCGAAACCGTAGCGTGGGCTCTGCGGGCGGCCAGCTCCCATTTGAGGGAGCTGGACCTGAGTGACAGCGTCCTGCTGGATTCAGGAGTAAGGATGCTCACCTCGAGCCTGATGAGTCCATCCTGCAAACTGGAGACGCTCAGGTTAGACGTTCGCCTTAACGAACCGTTCAAATAGTCGTTTTACTACTATTTACGGTCAACCTAAAAAAGCCAATAACACTTATACACTAATAACACCAAACCTGATGAACCAAACCTGTGAGTTTCAGTGGCATATCGGTTATCACATTCGTTTCGAAACCGGGCGGAGACTCCCtttcgggggcagtggtggcttagcggttaaggaagcggccccgtaatctgaaggttcgGTCCGGTTcgagggcgcctgtcatggctgcccactgctcgcgcagggtgatgggttgaattcagaggacacatttcactgtgtgcgccgtgtgctgtgccgctgtgtatcacaagtgacaatcacgtcactttaaacCAATATTACAGACAACGTTGCACAAAAGACATGCACATTTGCaacaccacaaatgatgagTATCTTCAGAAGCATCTTTAGGAATATCTTCAGAGGTGGAAGAGAGGCGTGGGGTGGCAGATCCAACCCAAGCCAGAGGGCGTGTttgctcaccaatcagaattgtTGACTGAAAGTGACAATCTACACGTTTGTGACGTATGTTGAGATCCCTCACTGGGGACTgcagttgggttttttttggcgGCCTGTGTCAAGCTGTccttttagtttttattagatttttttttttattatttattcgtccatactcattttagtctaatcaAGTCTGAGTGgttttgtcttattttagtcaggaattaggattttttttttattcatcaacagtATTACATGATCTACTTCAATATGACCAGAATTTACGTTGTGTCTGGTCTCGTTTACGTCACATCCTAAGatattttgacaaaaaaaacatatttctgtGTCTACTCTAGCAAATCAAGGACAAACAATCTTAGCACCGTATGCAGAATTAAACATGTTACCAAATATGGCATCATTTCAACTTACTTCGAATCAGTCGTGGCTCCATTGTGATCCTTCAGCAACATGCTGGCGGCTCGATGAAAGCCTCACCAGTTGTCTCTGGCTCTCTGGCGTGGCAGAACCAAAGTTCCTTTCTTCTCGCTGATGCAGGGTTGGAAAAAGCTCCGCGACTTTGAAATCTGAAAGATTTTGCTGTCTGGTGCCTGTGCATACCAAACACGAGCAGTAACACCTTCAGGTGCACAGATGCCGCTGCCGCTTCGTCTTTTCATCTAATCGAAGCCTTTGTCCTCAAAGCTGCTCGTCCCCACGCTGAGGCCTCCTGGCCCAGAAGCCTCCATGTTATCTTCTTCTATTTAAAAAGGTAAAGCCCACAATACTACACATAGATTCCTGGTATTTCACGTGACCCGTGATGAACGTGGCGCTCATGGTTTTTCATTTGTGAAATTTGTGAAAGTCCATTTTCATGCTGTGGTAAGATGAACGGTGTAGCTTTTCCCTCCTGTGACACTGCGGAGCAGCATTATTGTAATTCCACAGCGCTCGCCCTTTTAAAAACCCTGACGTCACGTTGACATGCTTCTGCTTGACATGCTTTGGTTCTTTAGCTATTATTCTTGACCTTTGTGCAAGAAAGCTCGCGAGGAAGATGCCTGCAGGCAGCCGGCACACCAGAGATATCGTGTCTTTATCGGAACACACTCAAACGCACGTCCTTAAACCCAAaccatgggcagtggtggcctagcggttaatgaagcggccccgtaatcagaaggttgccggttcgaatcccgatctgccaaggtgccactgagcaaagcaccgtccccacacactgctccccgggcgcctgtcatggctgcccactgctcactcagggtgatgggttaaatgcagaggacaaatttcactgtgtgcaccgtgtgctgtgctgccgtgtatcacatgtgacaatcacgtcactttactTCACATACGGAGCAGACGTTTATTCAGAGGGAATACGTGAAGCACACTGGGAATTACAACTGTAGGTGAGCTGGAaacgtttaccagacgccttacaatcagtagtaacagggacagtcccccccggagacacaatggtagttcgtggggtttgaacctgggacccaCAAGGCTATTATCATTTCCTAAATGTTTGTACAATTCTGTTTGTAGGTTTACCAAGTGCAAACTTACACGGAAGTCCTGGGAAAATCTGACATCAACTCTCCTGGCAGGAAGCAGCCAGGTCCGAGAGCTGGACCTGCTGGACAACGAGCTGCAGGACGCGGCAGTGGAGCTCCTCTCGGACGGGATCCCACGCTGCGGTCTGCGGACCCTCAGGTCCGGCCCGTCACTTCGCGGGTTTCTGCCCTGAAGCCGTAGTTCATCTCTTCCTTTCTTCAGGGTGAGACACCGCGAGTTCGGTGAAGTATGCCACGCCCTCGTCTCGCTCTGTTCCAACGCTTCCCGGCTGAGGGAGCTGGACCTGAGCCACAATCGGCCCGACCGCCCGGCACTGAGACGTCTCTCTTCTGGACTGATGGGTCCCTCCTGCAATCTGGAGGTCCTGAGGTCAGCTTCACGCTCCCGGCGGTGAACCGAGCAGCACCAGACCGACGTTACGTCAGATATTAACGATTTGGCCTGTCGATATTAAGCACATTCGAATAAATTAACGCACCGGAGACAATCCCTGACATTAAGATGGAGACGGagagttttacatttacatttacagcatttaccagacgcccttatccagagcgacttacaatcagtagttacagggacagtccccccctggagaccctcagggttaagtgtcttgctcagggacacgatggtagtaagtggggttcgaacctgggacttctggttcataatcgagtgtgttacccgctaggccactaccacctagTGGTAGCGTGTTTTGCGTACCACGTTTACGTTCGTTTTCAACGGAGGCACACGGAAGGCGGGGCTATTTAAACGAGCACAGCACCATGTGACATAATTCAAAGCCTTTATTGGCTTTCAAGAATGGGTTAAATGTGATTAATCCACTGCAACATGTACgataaatttggtgatgttttcaacatgttttcaatATGTCAAATTCATAATTGCATGTTGCAGAATATTAACCCCTTGACGGCAGTGTTATGATGCATAAATGCGGTATTACCTTCGAATATTTCATACTAACAGAGAgacaaaaaggttttttttgctTCACAGGTTGGCGTTCTGCAGTTTGACTGAGAGACACTGTGAAGCGCTGGCTGAACTTCTCTCCTCCGACTCCTCGCACCTGACGGAAGTGGACTTGAGCGCCAACGACCTGCGAGACCCGGGGGCGGAGCTGCTCCGGCCGGCGCTGATGAGTCCACGCTGTCCCTTCGGTCAGAATAATAACGCccgagggtgggggggggggggggggggggtgagggaAACGTGGTGACGGGGACGTGTGGTGTGCGGTCCGCATCTTTCAGGCTGAGCCACTGCCGTCTCACCGAGAAGGGCTGTGCGGCCCTGACCCCGGCGCTCTGCTCCGCCGGCTCGCCGGTGAGAACCCTGGACCTGAGCGGCAACGACCTGCAGGACCCGGGGGTGGAAGCGCTGTCCGGCGGCCTGAAGAGCCCCGAATGTAAACTGGAGGCGCTGAGGTGGTCGTCTGTTGTGCGGCGTTGCTGCCATTTATTACTTATTAATAAGTATTACTGTGTTCTAAAAGTCCATCTATCGCTCTGTCCACGCGCAGCCTGTCCTTCTGCGGCATCACCGGCCAGGGCTGCGCCTCCCTGGCCTCGGCGCTGACCTCCAACCCCTCCCACCTGAGAGAGCTGGATCTGAGCTACAACCACCTCGGGGACCAAGGAGTGGGGCTCCTCTCGGGCTGCGGCCTGCGGGCGCTCCGGTCAGTATAGCTGCAGTGCATGTTGGGGAGGGGGGTTTGTGGGACACGCTGCGAGACACGTGCTCTCTTTCTGTCCTGCAGTGTTGACCACGGCGGCGTGTACTGCTTGACA contains:
- the LOC114785633 gene encoding NLR family CARD domain-containing protein 3-like, which produces MMEVYGGENSLRVTVHILKKLGQLADTLQKGMLGVCGDPVDGETERVAVARDLARCEVCQQLPNDPVPIACGHQFCARCRPGLSDDRPCPACGKKSRLSVLPVLEPLPSSPPGGRAAQGTSGVRAPVIHSAISAQTGATINVPTITGCQIGGSVIIHAESNPKESEHLTMEKVLLEHKSLMKKRFECIFEGVEKKNNKTLLNKVYTDLYITEGESEEVNGEHEVWQLEAASRKPTARDGTAINCNDIFKPLPGQEEHIRVVLTKGIAGIGKTVSVQKFILDWADGSANQDVDFIFALPFRELNLVKSRRYSLLGLLLEFHPELRGLGDSRMWNGRKTVFLFDGLDESRLKMDFGKTRLADAGEVSSVDALVANLIEGKLLPSAFIWVTSRPAAASQIPSRYVDQLTEVRGFSVPQREEYFRKKVRDGAQAGRIISHIKVSRSLHIMCHIPVFCWISATVLQKMLAEEDDREIPKTLTEMYAHFLVIQTNIRSQKYHGESEADREKLLCSHRDVLLKLAELAFLHLENGNLMFYEEDLRECGIDVDEASVYSGMCTEIFREELVFFQRKVYCFVHLSIQEFLAAVYVFHCYVSRSMAALRSFLKGKSRASPGNIPLDVLLSSAVNKASESSNGHLDLFLRFLHGISLEANQRLLLGLLKQTKNDPSSVKKTIQNLKEMQRKNISPERCINLFHCLIEMNDSSVHDEIQAFLKSERGSVKLLSPAHCSALAYMLLMSEEPLEELDLRRYKTSDEGRRRLLPAVRYCRTARIGGCRLTEKMCETVAWALRAASSHLRELDLSDSVLLDSGVRMLTSSLMSPSCKLETLRFTKCKLTRKSWENLTSTLLAGSSQVRELDLLDNELQDAAVELLSDGIPRCGLRTLRLSHCRLTEKGCAALTPALCSAGSPVRTLDLSGNDLQDPGVEALSGGLKSPECKLEALSLSFCGITGQGCASLASALTSNPSHLRELDLSYNHLGDQGVGLLSGCGLRALRVDHGGVYCLTRDLKKYACRLALDPDTAYGELSLCREKRKATFASVPDWSPDRPERFLLCPQVLCGDGLTGRAYWEVEWTGTRVIIGGAYKGLSRKGAADVAGLGATENSWDLECSARSGYVAWHHEKRTEVPARGGLSGRVGVFLDWSAGTLSFYTVSLETVTHLHTFRATFAEPVYPGFWVSPESSVSLQHLT